From Micromonospora nigra, one genomic window encodes:
- a CDS encoding DUF6036 family nucleotidyltransferase, whose translation MRREQLEHVLRSACQVVGDPDVLVIGSQSVLGSIPESRLPLEATASMEVDVAFFNDPNDRKADQVDGAIGEFSPFHEMNGYYAQGVSVSTAVLPEGWRDRLVLVESQSTQPGRGYTLEPHDCVVSKLVAAREKDHAFADALIRAGLVDPATVAERIEMVDVHPLVLKRLRDWIARYLPAT comes from the coding sequence GTGAGACGCGAGCAACTGGAACACGTCCTGCGATCCGCTTGCCAGGTCGTCGGAGACCCGGACGTCCTTGTCATCGGCAGCCAGTCGGTGCTGGGCTCGATCCCGGAGAGCAGGCTTCCGCTGGAAGCCACCGCCTCGATGGAGGTCGACGTGGCATTCTTCAACGACCCGAACGACCGGAAGGCCGATCAGGTCGATGGTGCGATCGGTGAGTTCTCGCCGTTTCACGAGATGAATGGCTACTACGCCCAGGGTGTGAGCGTGTCGACCGCGGTACTACCCGAGGGGTGGCGGGATCGTTTGGTTCTGGTGGAGTCCCAGAGCACCCAACCAGGTCGCGGCTACACGCTCGAACCACACGACTGTGTCGTGTCCAAGCTGGTGGCCGCCAGAGAGAAGGACCACGCCTTCGCCGACGCGCTCATCCGAGCCGGACTCGTCGACCCGGCAACAGTCGCCGAGCGGATCGAGATGGTCGACGTCCATCCCCTGGTGCTGAAACGCCTCAGGGACTGGATCGCCAGATACCTGCCGGCGACCTGA
- a CDS encoding NAD(P)H-quinone oxidoreductase, whose product MHAITIPEPGGPDALVWAEVPDPEPASGEVVVAVRATAINRADLLQRQGHYPPPPGAPAYPGLECSGVVSATGPGVTGWQVGDEVCALLAGGGYAERVAVPAGQLLPVPAGVDVVDAAALPEVACTVWSNVVQLAGLREGETLLVHGGGSGIGTFAIQLGAALGATVLATARAAKHDRLRELGAGHLIDYTEQDFVAEVHRVTDGRGADVVLDIMGASYLGRNVTALATGGRLVVIGMQGGRRGELDLGALLAKRGTIAATALRSRPTAQKAEIVRGVRDEVWPLVEAGRVRPVVDRRLPITQAAEAHRMVGANEHVGKVLLTVS is encoded by the coding sequence ATGCACGCGATCACGATTCCCGAGCCCGGCGGACCCGACGCACTGGTCTGGGCCGAGGTGCCCGACCCGGAGCCCGCGTCGGGCGAGGTGGTCGTCGCCGTGCGGGCCACTGCGATCAACCGCGCCGACCTGCTGCAACGTCAAGGGCACTACCCGCCGCCGCCGGGCGCGCCCGCGTACCCGGGGCTGGAGTGCTCGGGAGTGGTGAGCGCGACCGGTCCCGGGGTGACCGGCTGGCAGGTGGGTGACGAGGTCTGCGCGCTGCTGGCCGGTGGCGGTTACGCGGAGCGGGTGGCCGTGCCCGCCGGCCAACTGCTGCCGGTGCCGGCGGGCGTCGACGTGGTCGACGCCGCCGCGCTGCCGGAGGTCGCCTGCACGGTCTGGTCGAACGTGGTCCAGCTCGCCGGCCTGCGCGAGGGCGAGACGCTGCTGGTGCACGGCGGCGGCAGCGGGATCGGCACCTTCGCGATCCAGCTCGGCGCGGCACTCGGCGCGACCGTGCTGGCCACCGCGCGGGCCGCCAAGCACGATCGGCTCCGCGAGCTGGGCGCCGGGCACCTGATCGACTACACGGAGCAGGATTTCGTGGCGGAGGTGCACCGGGTCACCGACGGCCGGGGCGCGGACGTCGTACTCGACATCATGGGCGCGTCGTACCTGGGGCGGAACGTGACGGCGCTGGCCACCGGCGGTCGCCTGGTGGTGATCGGAATGCAGGGGGGTCGCAGGGGCGAGCTGGACCTGGGCGCGCTGTTGGCCAAGCGGGGCACGATCGCGGCGACGGCCCTGCGGTCCCGCCCGACCGCGCAGAAGGCGGAGATCGTACGTGGGGTACGCGACGAGGTGTGGCCCCTGGTCGAGGCGGGTCGGGTGCGCCCGGTGGTCGACCGGCGACTGCCCATCACGCAGGCCGCCGAGGCGCACCGAATGGTCGGGGCCAACGAGCACGTCGGCAAGGTGCTGCTCACCGTCAGCTGA
- the soxR gene encoding redox-sensitive transcriptional activator SoxR — MQDSLTIGQLSDRSGVTASALRYYEQLGLIHAERTGGNQRRYARSELRRVAFIRISQQVGISLDDIREALDSLPTSRSPTAEEWTRLSTAWRERLDEKIRLLGRLRDDLDGCIGCGCLSLRRCTLANPDDSLATEGPGARLTLPGPAQ; from the coding sequence ATGCAGGATTCACTGACGATCGGCCAGTTGTCCGACCGCAGCGGGGTGACGGCCTCCGCACTGCGCTACTACGAACAGCTCGGACTGATCCACGCCGAACGCACCGGCGGCAACCAGCGCCGCTACGCCCGCAGTGAGCTGCGTCGGGTCGCCTTCATCCGGATCTCCCAGCAGGTCGGCATCTCGCTGGACGACATCCGCGAGGCCCTCGACTCGCTGCCCACCTCACGCAGCCCGACCGCCGAGGAGTGGACGCGACTCTCCACCGCCTGGCGGGAGCGGCTGGACGAGAAGATCCGCCTGCTCGGCCGGCTCCGCGACGACCTCGACGGCTGCATCGGCTGCGGTTGCCTGTCGTTGCGGCGCTGCACCCTCGCCAATCCGGACGACTCCCTGGCCACCGAGGGCCCCGGGGCCCGGCTCACCCTCCCCGGGCCAGCACAGTGA